One Amycolatopsis sp. NBC_00355 genomic window carries:
- a CDS encoding LysR family transcriptional regulator: MLDAHRLALLAEVAHAGSIAGAAQRLSFTPSAVSQQLAKLERDVGAPLVHRNPRGVTLTAVGEALLTHAETIVGELRTAERTVRALLGEEPAQLTVGTFASAGATLVPPALAGFREAHPAVALRLLDLEPPDGYGLVSSRELDLLITHRYPGALLPDPRGLERTLLRSERFRLILPVGHAKAGVRRLTLRGLAGEDWISGSPGVPNRVCLEQLADAAGVRLRVAHESRDYQVILALVEAGLGIAFVPESVLERAGRARIEVRDATDAQPAREVFLVHHKRPGRLVTEMADRLRA; encoded by the coding sequence GTGCTCGACGCCCACCGCTTGGCCCTGCTCGCCGAAGTCGCGCACGCCGGGTCCATTGCCGGTGCGGCACAACGGCTTTCGTTCACGCCGTCCGCCGTCTCGCAGCAGCTGGCCAAGCTCGAACGCGACGTCGGTGCTCCGCTGGTGCACCGCAACCCGCGTGGCGTCACGCTCACCGCCGTCGGCGAAGCGCTGCTCACCCACGCCGAAACGATCGTCGGGGAGCTGCGGACCGCCGAGCGGACCGTGCGGGCCCTGCTCGGCGAGGAACCGGCGCAGCTGACCGTCGGCACATTCGCCAGCGCGGGCGCGACCCTGGTCCCGCCCGCCCTCGCCGGGTTCCGCGAGGCGCACCCGGCGGTCGCGTTGCGCCTGCTCGACCTGGAGCCGCCCGACGGGTACGGCCTGGTCAGCTCCCGCGAGCTGGACCTGCTCATCACCCACCGCTATCCCGGGGCGCTGCTGCCCGATCCGCGCGGCCTCGAGCGGACGCTGCTGCGTTCGGAGCGTTTCCGCCTGATCCTGCCCGTAGGCCACGCGAAAGCCGGCGTCCGCCGCCTCACCCTGCGCGGGCTCGCGGGGGAGGACTGGATCTCGGGCAGCCCCGGCGTCCCCAACCGGGTGTGCCTCGAGCAGCTCGCCGACGCCGCCGGGGTGCGGCTGCGCGTCGCCCACGAATCCCGCGACTACCAGGTGATCCTGGCGCTGGTCGAGGCCGGGCTGGGGATCGCGTTCGTGCCGGAGAGCGTGCTGGAGCGGGCCGGCCGCGCCCGGATCGAAGTCCGCGACGCGACCGACGCCCAGCCGGCCCGTGAGGTCTTCCTGGTGCACCACAAGCGCCCGGGCCGGCTCGTGACGGAGATGGCGGACCGGCTGCGGGCCTGA
- a CDS encoding heavy metal translocating P-type ATPase: MTVDLAITGMTCASCAMRIERKLNKLDGVTATVNYATEKAKVAYTGDVEPSDLVAQVEAAGYGATLPAEEPPVIEEDDGTRALRQRLVTSAVLSLPVVLLAMVPAWQFTYWQWISLTLAAPVLVWGAWPFHRAAFVNLRHGAATMDTLISLGTLAAFGWSLYALLFGSAGTPGLRHPFELTIERMSGDSAIYLEVAAGVTTFILAGRYFEARSKRRAGAALRALLDLGAKDVAVLRDGREQRIPVGELAVGDRFVVRPGEKVATDGVVEDGSSAIDASLLTGESVPVEVGPGDAVAGATVNAGGRLVVRATRVGADTQLARTARLVEEAQTGKAQVQRLADRVSAVFVPNVIALAVATLAFWLGAGGTPSAAFTAAVAVLIIACPCALGLATPTALLVGTGRGAQLGILIKGPEVLESTRRVDTVVLDKTGTVTTGRMSLVEGDGEVLRLAGAVEAASEHPVARAITDAARGRFGELPEVSGFRNTPGLGVEGVVEGHRVAVGRAEFVGGEPSEPSEPSEPATIHVAWDGEVRGRLVVADTVKPTSAEAVRRLRALGLTPILLTGDNAATARAVAAEVGIERVIAEVLPQEKADVVRRLQAEGHVVAMAGDGVNDAAALAQADLGLAMGTGTDVAIEAADLTLVRGDLRAAVDAIRLSRRTLATIKGNLFWAFAYNVAALPLAAAGLLNPMLAGAAMAVSSVFVVTNSLRLRRFRRSLSEEHSRTSTNG, encoded by the coding sequence ATGACCGTCGACCTCGCGATCACCGGCATGACCTGCGCGTCCTGTGCGATGAGGATCGAACGCAAGCTCAACAAGCTGGACGGCGTCACGGCGACCGTCAACTACGCCACCGAGAAGGCGAAGGTCGCCTACACCGGTGACGTCGAGCCCTCGGACCTCGTGGCGCAGGTCGAAGCGGCGGGCTACGGCGCGACGCTGCCCGCGGAAGAGCCGCCCGTGATCGAGGAGGACGACGGCACCCGCGCACTGCGGCAACGGCTCGTCACCTCGGCCGTGCTGTCGCTGCCGGTGGTCCTGCTGGCGATGGTGCCCGCGTGGCAGTTCACCTACTGGCAGTGGATTTCGCTGACCCTCGCCGCGCCGGTGCTGGTGTGGGGCGCGTGGCCGTTCCACCGCGCCGCGTTCGTCAACCTCCGCCACGGCGCCGCCACGATGGACACGCTCATCTCGCTCGGCACCCTCGCCGCGTTCGGCTGGTCGCTGTACGCGCTGCTGTTCGGCAGCGCGGGCACCCCCGGCCTGCGCCACCCGTTCGAGCTCACCATCGAGCGGATGTCCGGTGACAGCGCCATCTACCTCGAGGTCGCCGCCGGCGTCACGACGTTCATCCTGGCCGGGCGCTACTTCGAGGCCCGCTCCAAGCGCCGCGCCGGTGCCGCCCTGCGGGCGCTGCTCGACCTCGGCGCCAAGGACGTCGCCGTCCTGCGCGACGGCCGCGAGCAGCGCATCCCGGTCGGCGAGCTGGCCGTCGGCGACCGCTTCGTGGTGCGGCCGGGGGAGAAGGTGGCCACCGACGGCGTCGTCGAGGACGGCAGTTCCGCGATCGACGCGAGCCTGCTGACCGGCGAGAGCGTGCCGGTCGAGGTCGGGCCGGGGGACGCCGTGGCCGGCGCGACGGTCAACGCGGGCGGCCGGCTCGTCGTCCGGGCCACGAGGGTCGGCGCCGACACGCAGCTGGCGCGGACCGCGCGGCTCGTCGAGGAAGCCCAGACCGGGAAGGCCCAGGTCCAGCGGCTCGCGGACCGCGTCTCGGCGGTGTTCGTCCCGAACGTCATCGCGCTGGCCGTGGCGACGCTCGCCTTCTGGCTCGGCGCGGGCGGCACGCCGTCGGCCGCGTTCACCGCCGCGGTCGCCGTGCTGATCATCGCCTGCCCGTGCGCGCTCGGCCTGGCCACGCCGACGGCGCTGCTGGTCGGCACCGGCCGCGGCGCGCAGCTCGGGATCCTGATCAAGGGGCCGGAGGTGCTGGAGTCGACCCGGCGCGTCGACACCGTCGTGCTCGACAAGACCGGCACCGTCACCACCGGCCGGATGTCCCTGGTCGAGGGGGACGGCGAGGTCCTGCGGCTCGCGGGGGCCGTCGAGGCCGCCTCCGAGCACCCCGTGGCCCGCGCGATCACGGACGCCGCTCGCGGGCGATTCGGCGAGCTGCCCGAGGTTTCGGGCTTCCGCAACACGCCGGGCCTGGGCGTCGAGGGCGTGGTCGAGGGCCACCGGGTCGCCGTCGGCCGGGCGGAGTTCGTCGGCGGCGAGCCCTCCGAGCCTTCCGAGCCCTCCGAGCCCGCCACGATCCACGTCGCCTGGGACGGCGAGGTGCGCGGCCGGCTGGTCGTCGCGGACACCGTCAAGCCGACGTCGGCCGAAGCGGTCCGGCGGCTGCGCGCCCTCGGCCTGACGCCGATCCTGCTGACCGGCGACAACGCCGCGACGGCCCGCGCGGTCGCCGCCGAGGTCGGCATCGAGCGGGTGATCGCCGAGGTGCTGCCGCAGGAGAAGGCCGACGTCGTCCGGCGCCTGCAGGCCGAGGGACACGTGGTGGCGATGGCCGGCGACGGCGTCAACGACGCGGCCGCGCTCGCCCAGGCCGACCTGGGCCTGGCCATGGGCACCGGCACCGACGTCGCGATCGAGGCGGCCGACCTGACGCTGGTGCGCGGTGACCTGCGCGCCGCCGTCGACGCGATCCGGCTGTCGCGGCGGACGCTGGCCACGATCAAGGGGAACCTGTTCTGGGCGTTCGCCTACAACGTGGCCGCGCTGCCGCTGGCCGCGGCGGGCCTGCTGAACCCGATGCTCGCCGGGGCGGCCATGGCGGTCAGCTCGGTCTTCGTGGTGACGAACAGCCTGCGCTTGCGTCGCTTTCGGAGGAGCCTTTCAGAGGAGCACAGTCGGACGAGCACGAACGGGTGA
- a CDS encoding threonine/serine dehydratase → MISTSDVEQAATRIRGRVRRTPVFADDGVWFKLEQLQHTGSFKARGAFNRIIAAGALSAAGVVAASGGNAGLAVAYAAREFTVPARVFVPATAPAVKVAKLHALGAAVELAGDKYQDAYDAAVKHAADSGALFCHAYDQPEICAGQGTIGLELLEQVDALDTILVAVGGGGLLAGIAAAVEGRARVIGVEPRTIPTLHAALDAGEPVRVEVSGLATDSLGASRLGDIAFAVATRTGAGSVLVEDAAIAEARTTLWDHYRLAVEPGGATAFAAVLSGAYTPAPGERVAVLLCGANTDPATLTSPSAAPPAARTPR, encoded by the coding sequence ATGATCAGCACTTCGGACGTCGAACAGGCCGCCACCCGGATCCGCGGCCGGGTCCGCCGGACGCCGGTCTTCGCGGACGACGGCGTGTGGTTCAAGCTGGAACAGCTGCAGCACACCGGGTCGTTCAAGGCCCGCGGCGCGTTCAACCGGATCATCGCCGCCGGTGCGTTGTCGGCGGCGGGGGTGGTCGCCGCGTCGGGCGGCAACGCCGGCCTCGCCGTGGCGTACGCCGCCCGCGAATTCACTGTGCCCGCACGGGTTTTCGTCCCCGCCACGGCGCCCGCGGTCAAGGTGGCGAAGCTGCACGCGCTCGGCGCGGCCGTCGAGCTCGCCGGCGACAAGTACCAGGACGCCTACGACGCCGCGGTGAAGCACGCGGCCGACAGCGGCGCCCTGTTCTGCCACGCTTACGACCAGCCCGAGATCTGCGCCGGCCAGGGCACGATCGGCCTGGAACTGCTGGAGCAGGTGGACGCGCTCGACACGATCCTGGTCGCGGTCGGCGGCGGCGGGCTGCTGGCGGGCATCGCCGCGGCGGTCGAAGGCCGGGCGCGCGTGATCGGCGTCGAACCGCGCACGATCCCGACGCTGCACGCGGCGCTGGACGCGGGCGAGCCGGTGCGGGTCGAGGTGTCCGGCCTGGCCACCGACTCGCTCGGCGCGTCCCGGCTCGGGGACATCGCCTTCGCCGTGGCCACCCGCACGGGCGCGGGCTCGGTCCTGGTCGAGGACGCCGCGATCGCCGAAGCGCGGACGACGCTGTGGGACCATTACCGCCTCGCCGTCGAACCGGGCGGGGCGACGGCGTTCGCCGCGGTGCTCAGCGGCGCCTACACGCCCGCACCGGGCGAGCGCGTCGCCGTCCTGCTCTGCGGGGCCAACACCGACCCCGCGACACTCACTTCCCCGTCAGCCGCGCCACCAGCGGCGCGAACTCCTCGATGA
- a CDS encoding LLM class flavin-dependent oxidoreductase, giving the protein MSEKAFRFGVVAAAQEGGAKWRETARRAQELGYSTLLSPDNLNLPTPTASLATAAAVTTTLRVGSFVLASPLRTARAAAWEAHSLTVMTDGRFELGLGTGLPSMRQQAEELGLPYGNGQERLDSISETIDHVRRLDGDAHTPVMLAAGGPKARRLAGAKADIVTLAGGVLTTRDEFKSHVEEIRTAADGRDLELALNIFVVGEVVPPWIRGFIGVDAETLIEHDSLTMLRGSVEDMAGELERRRDELGVSYVSVNSAFIEEFAPLVARLTGK; this is encoded by the coding sequence ATGTCCGAGAAGGCGTTCCGGTTCGGTGTGGTCGCGGCGGCCCAGGAGGGCGGCGCGAAGTGGCGGGAGACCGCGCGCCGGGCCCAAGAGCTGGGTTATTCGACGCTGCTCTCGCCGGACAACCTGAACCTCCCGACCCCGACGGCGTCGCTCGCGACGGCCGCCGCGGTCACCACCACCTTGCGCGTCGGCTCGTTCGTGCTGGCCAGCCCGCTGCGCACGGCCCGCGCGGCCGCGTGGGAGGCGCACAGCCTGACGGTCATGACCGACGGCCGGTTCGAGCTGGGCCTCGGCACCGGCCTGCCGTCGATGCGGCAGCAGGCCGAGGAGCTGGGCCTGCCCTACGGCAACGGCCAGGAGCGGCTCGACTCGATCTCCGAGACGATCGACCACGTCCGCCGGCTCGACGGGGACGCGCACACGCCGGTGATGCTCGCCGCGGGCGGGCCCAAGGCACGGCGGCTCGCCGGGGCGAAGGCCGACATCGTCACCCTGGCCGGCGGCGTGCTGACCACGCGCGACGAGTTCAAGTCGCACGTCGAGGAGATCCGGACCGCCGCGGACGGCCGGGACCTCGAGCTGGCCTTGAACATCTTCGTCGTCGGCGAGGTCGTCCCGCCGTGGATCCGCGGGTTCATCGGTGTCGACGCCGAGACGCTCATCGAGCACGACTCGCTGACGATGCTGCGCGGCAGCGTCGAGGACATGGCGGGTGAGCTGGAACGCCGTCGCGACGAACTAGGCGTGTCCTACGTCAGCGTCAACAGCGCCTTCATCGAGGAGTTCGCGCCGCTGGTGGCGCGGCTGACGGGGAAGTGA
- a CDS encoding peptidoglycan-binding domain-containing protein gives MFTKAAVLTALTAATLAVAAPAQAAPAATTALPTANMEAVLKAAQIDPRRADDTQTPGAHDSVLLVEQALQAKGLLDSKYVDGYFGTTTITAYSQYQKSLGYTGIDASGLPGKTSLEKLGTSRYTVTSAVSAGSRVAYRGVTINTRTKAMLLAAEKIAGLTVSLTQGSYNPGGVDASAGTHDGGGAMDISVSGMSAATRTTLLKALRNVGFAAWYRTPDQGFAYHIHAMAISDPDLSSGAQHQTGDYYLGKNGLAGRGADDGPSVPKVTWEEYQRG, from the coding sequence ATGTTCACGAAGGCCGCCGTGTTGACGGCACTCACCGCCGCGACGCTCGCTGTGGCGGCGCCGGCCCAGGCCGCGCCGGCAGCCACGACCGCACTGCCCACGGCGAACATGGAGGCCGTGCTCAAGGCGGCCCAGATCGACCCGCGCCGCGCCGACGACACCCAGACGCCGGGCGCGCACGACAGCGTCCTGCTGGTGGAGCAGGCGCTGCAGGCGAAGGGGCTGCTGGACAGCAAGTACGTCGACGGCTACTTCGGCACGACGACGATCACGGCGTACTCCCAGTACCAGAAGTCGCTGGGGTACACCGGGATCGACGCGTCGGGCCTGCCCGGCAAGACGTCGCTGGAGAAGCTGGGCACCAGCCGCTACACCGTGACGAGCGCGGTGTCCGCGGGCAGCCGGGTGGCCTACCGCGGGGTCACGATCAACACCCGCACCAAGGCGATGCTGCTGGCGGCCGAAAAGATCGCCGGCCTCACCGTGAGCCTGACCCAGGGTTCCTACAACCCGGGCGGCGTCGACGCATCGGCCGGGACGCACGACGGCGGCGGCGCGATGGACATCTCGGTGTCCGGCATGTCGGCGGCGACCCGGACGACGCTGCTGAAGGCGTTGCGCAACGTCGGGTTCGCGGCCTGGTACCGCACGCCGGACCAGGGTTTCGCCTACCACATCCACGCGATGGCGATCTCCGACCCGGACCTCTCGTCGGGTGCGCAGCACCAGACGGGCGACTACTACCTGGGCAAGAACGGCCTGGCCGGCCGCGGCGCCGACGACGGCCCCTCGGTCCCGAAGGTCACCTGGGAGGAGTACCAGCGCGGCTGA